In the Silene latifolia isolate original U9 population chromosome 1, ASM4854445v1, whole genome shotgun sequence genome, CCAAATTTCATGTAAATACAATGATATTGTAATTATTAGTTATCATTATTTTATGAATAATTATTAATAAATTAGTATTTTAATCATCAAGTatccttttatgaaataaaaaaactatatatctctctaaaaaagcctctctctaaaaaccctaaccctaaccttcAAATTCATTAATTAGGGGCTACCGTCTACCAACTTTGGTGGAGGTAAGCCCCAATTTTTCGTTTTTCTTACTAAATATCTATTAATTATATGCAAATAACTCTTGCCTCTCCTTTATTGGAGATTTGTCCTCACCTTTGTGTGAGTTTTGTCATTATCTTGTGTGAGATTCATCCCTCTATTTGAGAGGTTCAAGAATTATGTGGAAGATCAATGGTCTTATCTGTAGTCATATGGTGCTGCAATGGATATTAGATTATTGCTTACGATTTGTGAGATCGAACAAGATTCATCTCTTTCAAAACTTTATTATCAAATATATGGATCCCTTCGCATTTAGCTGTATGAAGAAACAACGGTATTTTAGAGGGTGGTGTGCAGAAGCGCTTTTATCTAATAACGATCTTAGTTTTAGGAAGAGTTTGTCTTGCTTGTGTTTTACAAATTTGTATTTagttaattttaatttttgttgcaatTCTTGTatgacatattattattattattattattaatgaaattgatcttttactcaaaaaaaaaaaaaaactatatttaGTATGTCCGTAAGATCTTACGATCCAAATTTATCAATTCGATCATACCTACTCCATCGATCCAAGATAAAATCTCGATCCTTACCACATTGCTTATACAGAGTAGTAAATATACATCCCATTTGTATGTATATTCACATCATACACATTTGATATCTAAAAGGGGCGGGGTTAAGGGTAAGACAAGGACCCGAACATTGCAATTGTTTTCCGTTAAGGACCTCAACGATTATTTTTTCCGTTAAGGACCTCAACACTAACACTATTAAGTTTCTGTTATGTTTCTAACATTAAAATAGATTTTAACAACCAATACATTTTATGAAAATACTTGTACATTTTATAAGGCAAAATATACTATGAAAATAAAGTTTACCAACCaatatattttatgaaaatacttATATATTTTAACAATCAAAATTAATTAAGGTAAGAGTAACACACATATCCATTAATCTTTGTGACCTAGCAAAACAACTCAAAATGCAAATTACAGAAGATTAAGCTCCTTCTTGCTTCACAAATCAAAACTATCAGACCAATTACCTACACAAGTTCCCAAGCTGTAGCTGAATGCGTGAACCTAACTGCTCAATTGGATAACTTTGTCTTGCAATCCAACCGATTTTTGTGATATGATGTTTCTGTTGTTTATTGTATGCTGAAACAATGTTTGATATAATGCTTAAACAATGTTCGAGTCCTTGTCTTATCCTTATCTTATCCTCGTAAAGTTCAGGTCCTTATCTTATCCTTAACTCGAATAAATTGACatatttttaaaaataatttatGATTTGTTCAAATTCGTATAAAGGTCAAATAATATTGGACGAATGGAGCCGTGAAGACGGGAGCAGTGATATTCCATTTCCAAATAAGGAACATTACGGAAAACAAACCACAAAAGAAAGAAATATTAAAATGCTAATTAATGTGATCTTTAATCTGGGGCTAAGCTAAGGATTTGGAGGATCTTTTTCGTAGGATTATTCTCTTATGTGCTATGGGCCTATGGCCAATCAATTTAGTGGGTTTGATGTTTCGATTTTTTATTGGTTATGaactttattttctttgtttcttcTTCGCTTATTGTATTGACGGGGTCGAGAAGAGACCTTCTCTCACTAAATTTATTAAGAGATCAATTACAAACTGAtcttaacaaaaaaaattataatggGTACGTATACTATAAAATTGGGTACTAATAAAAATGGTTACAATGTATGATAAACTGGGTTCATTATTATGAAATCCCTCATAAAGAATAAGTCTATCcataattttccctccaaaatacACACATATATGAATAAGGAAAAAAATGTATTTATATGTAAAGGAAGCTAATCggtgattattattgataatatcACAAGGTATATATACAAGGGTTTGTTAGCTACTAACTAGGAAGACTAGCTAATAATTAGGCAAGTAATTATCTATACAATGGACTATGTTAAGTAACTAAATATTACGTAAATAATTACATATTTACTTATATTCTATAACACCCCCGCAGTCGAAACTGGAGGTAAACGAACGTTGAGACTGTCACAGAAATCATCAAATAGAACTTGAGGTAGTCCTTTGGTAAAAATATCCGCAATCTGATAACGCGAAGAAATATGACGAACACGAACTTCACCTCGTTCAACCTTTTCACGAACAAAGTGAATATCCATTTCAATGTGCTTGGTACGTTGATGTTGAACCGGGTTGCCCGAGAGATAAACTGCACTTACGTTATCACAATAAACAAGGGTAGCTTTCGACATTGGGACATGAAGCTCGACAAGAAGATTTCGAAGCCAGCAAGATTCGGACACAACATTTGCTACACCACGGTACTCAGCTTCTGCGCTTGACCGTGATAAGGTGGGTTGACGCTTGGCAGCCCACAAAATTAAATTAGCACCGAGATAAACACAATAACCAGATGTAGAACGTCTAGTGTCCGGACACCCACCCCAGCCAGCGTCAGTGTATGCCGTGAGAAGCGACGGAGCAGACTTGGCTAGCATTAAGCCACGGTGAAGAGTGCCATTAACATAGCGAATAATACGTTTAAGAGCAACCATATGTTCATTCATCGGATTATGCATAAATAAACACACTTGTTGTACCGCATACGATATGTCGGGTCTTGTAAACGTGAGGTACTGAAGAGCTCCGGCGAGACTACGGTACAAAGTGGGATTGTCACAAGGAACGGAGAGGGAAGCACTTAACTTAGCTTTAGTATCAACAGGGGTAGCGGCTGACTTGCAATTTGTCATACCAGCGCGCTCAACAATTTCAGTCGCATATTTAGCTTGAGAAAGAAACATACCCGAAGAGGACCGTGTCACGGAAATTCCCAAAAAATAATGGAGAGGCCCGAGATCCTTCATGGCAAATTCTGATTGCAAATCACGCATAATACTCGTTCGAAGGGAAGCCGAAGAACAAGTAAgaattatgtcatcgacatatagtAACAAATAAGCAAGATGCTGGCTTTGTCGAAGAATGAATAGTGATCAGCTTTACTATGAATAAAACCAAGGCGGGCAATGTAATCTGCAGACCTTTTATACCAAGCACGAGGTGCTTGTTTGAGACCGTAGAGCGACATCTTTAAGAGACAAACATGATCGGGACGTGTTTTGTCCTTATACCCAATTGGTTGATACATGTATACCGTTTCATTAAGAGCACCATGTAGAAAGTACCTTCCTTTATGGTATCAGGAACCCTAATCGATCAACCACTGCTTCCGCTCTTCTCTCTTCCTTCCTCTGACCTCACGTCAAATCAATGGCACCCAATGCAAAGTCGCAATTTCATCCGGCTCTTCCCGTGAATAACATCACAAACCACATTCCTGTTAAACTAGGCATGGACAACGATCAATATCCGTTGTGGGTTGCGTTATTCACGAATCATGCCAAATCCAACCGTGTTCTCCACCATATCATCACGCCAAAGGTGCCTCCTAAAGCACCTACCACGGCCGACGAACTTGAGATGTGGGAGACACTCGACGCTACGGTCTTACAGTGGATTTATTCCACCATCACAACGGAGCTCTTGGAAACCATCGTCGAGACCGAATCCACCGCTAAAGAAGCCTGTGATCGTCTCGCCGATATCTTTCAGGATAACAAAAACTCTTGCGCCGTGACTCTCGAGCAAGAGTTCTCGCACGTCGAGATGGCGGATTTCTCCTCCGTATCCGCCAACTGCCAACGATTGAAATCATTGGCGGATCAATTGAAAAACGTCGGCTCTCCTGTGTCAAATAGCCGCTTAGTACTTCAATTGGTCTCCGGTCTTACTCCGGCGTACCAGAATGTTGGGACGATCATTCGTCAACGCACTCCTCTTCCTGCCTTCTATCAAGCACGATCTATGTTAACACTTGAAGAAGCCGGACTTGCGAAACAGGCGTCGACTCAGGGATCCTCCGAGAACCTGTATTCTCAGGGTAATGTTGACACAGATGCTGGTTCTTCCAAGGGTGCTGCTGCTCCGGGAAAGGGTGGCCGTGGCAATGGCTCGGGTGGCAAGAAGAAAGGGAATAAAAGTGGGAAAGGCAAAGCTTCGACAACGCCGACATCTCCTACTCCTGCTTCCTCTGTCGCTCCTCAAATGCCGACGGCTGCACACTGGCCTGGTGGTTTTGGGCCGTGGCAATGGCCCCCCTCTCCTTGGGGTTATCCACCTTGCCCTTACCCATCGGGACCGTGGGTACGTCCGCAGTATGCTTCTCGCAACCAGCAGCAAGCATGGGTGTTGGGTCCGCGGCCGAATCAGGCCTATGTTGCTCAATCGATGCCAACTCAGACGGATATCGAAGCTGCAATGTATACTTTAGGACTTACGCCCCCAGAGCCATGGGTCATGGATACTGGTGCTACGTCTCACATGACGTCGGATCAAGGTACTCTCTCGCCTTTTATTAATTCGAGCTTTCGTAATGGTATAATTGTCGGAAATGGCCAGTCAATTCCAATTAACGGATACGGACATAGCACCCTACCTACACCACACCCACCACTTGTCTTGAAAAACGTGTTATACGCCCCAGCCCTAGTTAAAAATCTAGTTTACGTTAGAAAATTCACAACAGATAATAAGGTCAGTGTTGAATTTGACCCTTTTGATTTTTGTGTGAAGGACTTGCGGACGGGGACTAGTCTCATGAGGTGTGATAGTCGGGGTGATCTATATCCTCTCTCAACCAATACGAAATCAGCCGCACCAAGTACTTTTGCAGCCTTAGCTCCGTCTCTTTGGCATAGTCGTTTGGGTCATCCCGGTGATCCAATCTTTAATATTATGAGGAAAAATAAATTGATTGATTGTACTTTGAATTCCAAACAATCTATTTGTCATTCATGTCCTCTAGGAAAACATATTCGTTTACCATTTGCTTCGTCTATTTCGCGTACTTATTTGCCATTTGATATCATTCATTGTGACTTATGGACGTCTCCAATTTTGAGCTCCATGGATCATAAATACTACTTGTTAATTTTGGATGATTATTGCAATTTCTTATGGACCTTTCCTCTTTATCACAAAAATGAAGTTAGTTCCATTCTCTTGAAATTGCCTTTGTCCAAACACAATTTGAGCGAAAAATTAAGTCAATCCAATGCGACAATGGAACGGAATTTATAAATGGCCTATTTAAAAATTTTTGTGCGGATCAAGGACTCGTCTTTCTACTCTCTTGTCCTCACACATCTTCTCAAAATGGAAAGTCTGAACGTAAAATTCGTTCTATTAATATTGTCATGCGAACTCTTCTTTTTCATGCCTCAATTCCAGCGAACTTATGCACCACGCTCTCGATTTAGCTACATATGTCTTGAATATAATTCCTAGTAAACCAATTGCCTATAATATTCCTCTCCAATTGCTATACAATAAATCTCCTACTTATAGCCATCTTaggatttttggttgtttatgttTTCCACTCAAGCTATCTACAAccattaataaattacaacctCGTTCGTCTCCGTGCGTCTTTCTCGGGTACCCAAAAGATCATAAAGGGTATAAGTGTCTTGACTTGTCTACTAATAAAATCATTATTTGTCGTCATGTCATATTCGATGAATCGGTCTTTCCCTTTGCTTCCTCACATCAACCCGACACACATACTTATGAATTTTTGGATGATGACGTCTCCTCCTATGTCCTTCGACACATGACTAAGAGTCCATCCACCCGACGAAACACCACACCACGAACCACCCAACCCGTGACCCCTGCTGCCCAGTCAACCAGTAGCCCTGCTCACACCACAGCGGCCACTCCCAGCCGTGTCCAGGACCCTGGTCTAACTGGTCGTCCAGGTCCCTCGGTCACAAACCCCTCGTCGACTTCTACTATTGGTCGACCCGTCCCCCATCCTCCTTCCAAACCCACAACCCGCGCTGACCATGGCATCTACAAACCAAACTTCCGATACTCCAAACCCAACACACCTCACAATTTATCTCACACTGTGGCTATTTCGCCTATTCCAAAAAATTCGACCTTAGCCCTTCGTGACCCAAATTGGAAACTGGCAATGGATGATGAGTATACGGCTCTAATTAATAATGAGACGTGGGTCTTGGTTCCGCGTCCTGTGGACGTGAATGTCATACGGTCTATGTGGATTTTTCGTCATAAATTTAATTCTGACGGTTCTTTTGAAATGTATAAGGCTCGTCTTGTAGGTGACGGGAAAACTCAACAAGTTGGTGTTGATTGTGGAGAGACGTTTAGCCTCGTGGTTAAACCCGCTACGATCCGAATGGTACTCTCTATTGCTTTGTCAAAGTCTTGGTCCATTAATCAACggtgattattattgataatatcACAAGGTATATATACAAGGGTTTGTTAGCTACTAACTAGGAAGACTAGCTAATAATTAGGAAACTAATTATCTATAcaattgtggacagcgggggtgcccacgggggcgcttgggaggaagataacaagcgtttgcatttttgttggagtcgctaccaatttttatgggaaattggaaccgttcgaatacctcgtgtcatgtcaaaacacaaagtaaagacatgaacactaagcaatcgttacccttagcattctatgtctagaatgactctcgtggatgccaatgaacacgggtactcacggagatctggagtaaggggtgagggtacgtattaggaagctcttttgatcgaacacctaattccgcccgcctcgatagcggcctctactaatgattagggacatcatttatacttgatatatcgtcgattatatgcatgcaatgcaacatccaagttttaatcctagcatgtgaagattagactaagtcggttgacacgtagtttaacatacaat is a window encoding:
- the LOC141650330 gene encoding uncharacterized protein LOC141650330, which produces MAPNAKSQFHPALPVNNITNHIPVKLGMDNDQYPLWVALFTNHAKSNRVLHHIITPKVPPKAPTTADELEMWETLDATVLQWIYSTITTELLETIVETESTAKEACDRLADIFQDNKNSCAVTLEQEFSHVEMADFSSVSANCQRLKSLADQLKNVGSPVSNSRLVLQLVSGLTPAYQNVGTIIRQRTPLPAFYQARSMLTLEEAGLAKQASTQGSSENLYSQGNVDTDAGSSKGAAAPGKGGRGNGSGGKKKGNKSGKGKASTTPTSPTPASSVAPQMPTAAHWPGGFGPWQWPPSPWGYPPCPYPSGPWVRPQYASRNQQQAWVLGPRPNQAYVAQSMPTQTDIEAAMYTLGLTPPEPWVMDTGATSHMTSDQGTLSPFINSSFRNGIIVGNGQSIPINGYGHSTLPTPHPPLVLKNVLYAPALVKNLVYVRKFTTDNKVSVEFDPFDFCVKDLRTGTSLMRCDSRGDLYPLSTNTKSAAPSTFAALAPSLWHSRLGHPGDPIFNIMRKNKLIDCTLNSKQSICHSCPLGKHIRLPFASSISRTYLPFDIIHCDLWTSPILSSMDHKYYLLILDDYCNFLWTFPLYHKNEVSSILLKLPLSKHNLSEKLSQSNATMERNL